A genomic window from Exiguobacterium acetylicum DSM 20416 includes:
- a CDS encoding alkaline ceramidase, whose product MSRFGIHQEVINPPLGAAFIGYHREVGVASIHDPLFVTASIFESEQTTSVFVSIDNIGLLVADTDTIRECIADQLDVSKEQIMVVYTHTHSGPATAGNEPLTVAYKTILTQQAIVSAVKASEAIQSVEMGWGVTQGKLGVNRREKRNGHAVMGTDPLGVTDDRIGTLLIRRTDDFQLVGAFVFCTAHPNVLKSDSIVLSGDYPGVARTILEQALSCPVIIVQGATGNINAKYRGDLASLQKMAFALSGHVLTTIPEVSYQPLTHHRIQSMIYPMYLTEIPTINQLQDMTDYAEQTWGVSAARWLAHVQEQSGTTLTIPVEIQLFELNEGSFSGIPMEPFCETALQIQQMRQTELAFFGGYTNGYIGYLPSAEEHPYGGYEVAINPVVYGPVTGLWMPPVPETANDIVHRIRQLYETNNLASLV is encoded by the coding sequence ATGAGTCGTTTTGGAATACATCAGGAAGTAATCAATCCGCCGCTCGGTGCCGCCTTCATCGGTTATCACCGAGAAGTCGGTGTCGCAAGCATACATGATCCGCTATTTGTCACAGCGAGTATCTTTGAAAGTGAGCAGACGACATCGGTATTTGTCAGCATCGATAACATCGGGTTGCTCGTCGCAGATACCGATACCATCCGTGAATGCATCGCGGACCAGCTAGACGTCTCGAAGGAACAGATCATGGTCGTCTATACGCATACGCATTCGGGACCAGCGACAGCAGGAAACGAACCGTTGACCGTCGCCTATAAAACGATCTTGACGCAACAAGCGATCGTTTCTGCCGTCAAAGCAAGCGAAGCGATACAGTCGGTCGAGATGGGTTGGGGTGTGACGCAGGGGAAACTCGGCGTCAATCGACGAGAGAAAAGGAATGGTCACGCGGTGATGGGAACGGATCCGCTTGGGGTGACGGATGACCGAATCGGAACATTATTGATTCGCCGGACTGACGATTTTCAACTCGTCGGAGCCTTCGTCTTTTGTACGGCGCATCCGAACGTCTTGAAATCAGACAGTATCGTCTTATCCGGTGATTATCCGGGCGTCGCTCGAACGATACTCGAACAGGCACTCAGCTGTCCAGTCATAATCGTCCAAGGGGCGACGGGGAACATCAATGCGAAATATCGCGGTGACCTAGCAAGTCTACAGAAGATGGCGTTTGCTTTAAGTGGACACGTCTTGACGACGATTCCAGAAGTGTCGTATCAACCGTTAACGCACCACCGGATTCAGTCGATGATCTATCCAATGTACTTAACAGAAATACCAACGATAAACCAATTACAAGACATGACGGATTACGCTGAACAGACTTGGGGTGTCAGCGCAGCACGATGGTTGGCGCACGTTCAAGAGCAATCAGGGACAACACTCACCATCCCGGTCGAAATTCAATTGTTTGAGCTAAATGAAGGTTCGTTCTCAGGCATCCCGATGGAACCGTTCTGTGAGACAGCGCTACAGATTCAACAGATGCGTCAAACGGAACTCGCCTTTTTTGGAGGCTATACGAACGGTTACATTGGTTATTTGCCGTCTGCGGAAGAACACCCGTATGGTGGGTACGAAGTGGCGATCAATCCCGTTGTCTACGGTCCAGTGACAGGTCTTTGGATGCCACCTGTACCGGAAACGGCAAACGACATCGTGCATCGTATCCGACAACTCTATGAAACAAACAATCTGGCTTCTCTCGTCTGA
- a CDS encoding DUF4825 domain-containing protein — translation MKKTVGAIVLAGGMMILAGCGTAATQTDLFEQQGTYLGDNSSVRDIVQQLPHGDQLEKMELSTKDKPYQLTLRYAGYKEGQIEQKSNRTAIYNATALFTLIPNVDRVNMTIEDASYHFTKQQLHDWYGKDFTTYDNEKALKAFTNPFIEDSKKVNDLFN, via the coding sequence ATGAAAAAGACAGTTGGTGCAATCGTATTAGCGGGCGGCATGATGATACTCGCTGGTTGTGGAACAGCAGCGACACAAACCGATTTATTTGAACAACAAGGTACATATCTAGGGGATAACAGTAGCGTACGAGACATCGTCCAACAGCTACCACATGGCGATCAGTTGGAGAAGATGGAACTTTCGACGAAGGATAAACCGTATCAACTAACGTTACGTTATGCTGGATATAAAGAAGGACAGATCGAACAAAAAAGCAATCGTACGGCAATCTACAATGCAACAGCACTATTCACATTGATTCCGAATGTCGACCGCGTCAACATGACGATCGAGGATGCTTCGTATCACTTTACGAAACAACAGCTGCACGATTGGTATGGAAAAGACTTTACGACGTACGATAATGAGAAAGCACTGAAGGCGTTCACGAACCCTTTTATCGAAGATTCGAAGAAAGTAAACGACTTATTCAACTGA
- a CDS encoding PadR family transcriptional regulator, which yields MEIDKELLKGHVDTIILSLLNEQDRYGYEIAKTIRQTSDEQFELKEATLYLSLKRLEKKGFVISYWSNEAAGGGRRKYYALTTEGKILLAKKRLEWRFLKQLLPKFLEEGDGALE from the coding sequence ATGGAAATCGATAAAGAATTATTAAAGGGGCACGTCGACACGATCATCTTGTCGTTGCTGAACGAACAAGACCGATACGGGTATGAAATCGCGAAGACGATCCGGCAAACGTCAGACGAGCAGTTCGAACTGAAAGAGGCGACACTCTATTTGTCACTCAAACGCCTCGAGAAAAAAGGATTCGTCATATCCTATTGGAGTAACGAAGCAGCGGGCGGCGGACGACGTAAATATTATGCGCTGACGACTGAAGGAAAAATCCTTCTTGCGAAAAAACGACTTGAATGGCGTTTTCTAAAGCAGCTACTCCCGAAGTTTCTTGAAGAGGGAGACGGTGCGCTTGAATAA
- a CDS encoding ATP-binding cassette domain-containing protein, which translates to MEMIKLKQVTKGYQGNPLFADVDLTIQKGDIIGITGPNGSGKSVLFKMICGFIHPDAGTITVRNEQLGPTRRFPENVGVIIDRPGYIAHKSGFENLKQLAAIRKVITDADIEQAMRTVGLQPGNRQKVKQYSLGMKQKLAIAQAIMEQQDILILDEAFNALDHDSVLRLRELLLSFKKEGKTIILTSHNQQDIDALCDSVYRINQGRLEVVE; encoded by the coding sequence ATGGAAATGATCAAGCTCAAGCAGGTCACGAAAGGGTATCAAGGTAATCCGTTATTCGCAGACGTTGATTTGACGATTCAAAAAGGAGACATCATTGGTATCACGGGACCAAATGGTTCAGGAAAATCAGTCTTATTCAAGATGATTTGCGGCTTCATCCATCCGGACGCGGGAACAATCACCGTCCGGAATGAACAGCTTGGTCCGACACGACGCTTTCCGGAAAACGTCGGCGTCATCATTGATCGACCGGGTTATATTGCCCACAAATCAGGATTTGAGAACTTAAAGCAGCTAGCGGCGATCCGGAAAGTGATCACAGATGCCGACATCGAACAAGCGATGCGGACCGTCGGCTTACAGCCCGGCAATCGCCAGAAAGTCAAACAGTATTCGCTCGGAATGAAACAAAAACTCGCAATCGCGCAAGCCATCATGGAACAGCAGGACATCTTGATCTTGGATGAGGCATTCAATGCACTCGATCACGATAGTGTCTTGCGTCTGCGGGAACTCTTATTGTCCTTCAAAAAAGAAGGAAAGACGATCATCTTGACGAGTCACAATCAACAGGACATCGACGCACTTTGTGACTCCGTCTACCGTATCAATCAGGGGCGGCTCGAGGTTGTCGAATAG
- a CDS encoding MarR family winged helix-turn-helix transcriptional regulator → MKEILREIGMIARALDSISNLEFKELQLSKGQYVYIVRICENPGIIQEQLIDLIKVDRSTATRVLQKLEKNGLIEKRSNLENKKNKNLFATEQGKAIYKLIIREHEYSNEVALSGFKEKEIEAVFRYVQRIRKNIEKDWEQVKKGHKRNY, encoded by the coding sequence ATGAAGGAGATTCTTCGTGAAATTGGTATGATTGCACGTGCTCTTGACTCAATAAGTAATTTAGAGTTCAAAGAATTACAACTTTCTAAAGGACAATATGTCTACATCGTTAGAATATGTGAGAATCCAGGAATCATTCAGGAACAATTAATTGATTTGATTAAAGTAGACCGTTCAACAGCAACTAGAGTACTACAAAAATTAGAAAAAAATGGACTGATCGAAAAAAGAAGCAACTTGGAAAATAAAAAAAATAAAAATCTTTTTGCAACAGAACAAGGGAAGGCGATTTATAAATTAATTATTAGAGAACATGAATATTCTAATGAAGTAGCGTTAAGTGGTTTTAAAGAGAAGGAAATCGAGGCGGTATTTCGTTATGTACAACGTATTCGTAAAAATATCGAAAAAGATTGGGAACAAGTCAAAAAAGGACATAAGCGAAATTACTAA
- a CDS encoding GNAT family N-acetyltransferase — translation METKIKLCGLDDVYTLQTLSIETFKETFEADNTETDLQNYLDKAYSLEKLKAEIQEKFSHFYFLYIGREVAGYIKVNTKSAQTEAMSDDSLEIERIYLRRSYQQHGLGKLLMNHVFQLAKENDMKAIWLGVWERNTKAISFYEKHGFAQTGQHSFFMGEDEQIDWIMTKELSY, via the coding sequence ATGGAAACAAAAATTAAATTGTGTGGTTTAGATGATGTCTATACATTACAAACACTTAGCATCGAAACCTTTAAAGAAACGTTTGAAGCTGATAACACGGAAACAGATTTACAGAATTATTTAGATAAAGCGTATTCGCTTGAAAAATTGAAAGCTGAGATTCAAGAAAAATTTTCACATTTTTATTTTCTTTATATTGGTCGTGAAGTGGCAGGATATATCAAAGTCAATACTAAATCTGCTCAAACTGAGGCAATGAGCGATGACTCACTTGAGATTGAACGGATTTATTTGAGACGATCGTATCAACAGCATGGCTTAGGCAAGCTTTTGATGAACCATGTTTTTCAATTGGCAAAAGAGAATGATATGAAGGCGATTTGGTTAGGTGTATGGGAACGCAATACTAAAGCTATTTCGTTTTATGAAAAACATGGTTTTGCCCAAACAGGACAACATTCATTTTTCATGGGAGAAGATGAACAAATCGATTGGATTATGACAAAGGAACTTTCTTATTAA
- a CDS encoding TerC family protein, whose product MTLLIAFLAIVIIMLALDLGVFHRKAHEVSLREAWTWTFVWIAIAVAFGGWLYFDQGSSAAIEYTSVYFIEKALAIDNVFVFSLVFAYFAIPLKYQHKVLFWGILGAIFFRVIFIVAGVSLLENFAWVYYIFGAFLVYTGWMMYKNIGQETSLEENKTIRWLEKRLPITQDISSGKFAKRIDGKLFFTPLLIALVFIEISDIVFAVDSVAASFAYSRDPFIIFYANIMAILGLRSLYFVLANLIDRFYYLKHGLSFMLVFIGAKMIFSDVYKMPIWMSLGTIVLVILISVFYSFYKTKPGK is encoded by the coding sequence TTGACACTACTCATTGCTTTTCTAGCCATCGTTATCATCATGCTCGCCCTTGACCTTGGAGTCTTCCATCGTAAGGCACATGAAGTTTCGCTTCGGGAGGCCTGGACGTGGACGTTCGTCTGGATCGCGATTGCCGTCGCTTTCGGTGGCTGGCTCTACTTCGATCAAGGTAGCTCCGCTGCGATCGAATATACGAGCGTTTATTTCATCGAGAAGGCTCTCGCGATTGATAACGTCTTCGTCTTCTCACTCGTCTTCGCATACTTCGCGATTCCATTGAAGTACCAGCACAAAGTCTTATTCTGGGGTATTCTTGGTGCAATCTTCTTCCGCGTCATCTTCATCGTCGCTGGTGTTTCGTTGCTTGAGAATTTCGCTTGGGTGTACTACATCTTCGGAGCGTTCCTCGTCTACACGGGTTGGATGATGTACAAGAACATCGGTCAAGAGACGTCGCTCGAAGAAAACAAAACGATTCGTTGGTTAGAGAAACGTTTACCGATCACGCAAGACATCTCGTCTGGTAAGTTCGCAAAACGAATTGATGGGAAACTGTTCTTCACGCCACTCTTGATCGCGCTCGTCTTCATCGAGATCTCGGATATCGTCTTCGCCGTTGACTCGGTCGCAGCAAGCTTCGCGTACTCGCGTGATCCGTTCATCATCTTCTATGCGAACATCATGGCGATTCTTGGACTCCGTAGTCTCTACTTCGTCCTCGCGAACTTGATTGATCGTTTCTATTACTTGAAACACGGTCTTAGCTTCATGCTCGTCTTCATCGGAGCGAAGATGATCTTCAGTGACGTCTACAAAATGCCAATCTGGATGTCACTCGGTACGATCGTTCTCGTCATTCTAATCAGCGTCTTCTATAGCTTCTACAAGACGAAGCCTGGAAAATAA